Proteins from one Falco cherrug isolate bFalChe1 chromosome 7, bFalChe1.pri, whole genome shotgun sequence genomic window:
- the RD3L gene encoding protein RD3-like translates to MPLFGWIKWSKNDSYKPTRYPGSEVVTKTLLRELKWHLKERERLVQEIENEQKVQKTGTDYNWIKNYQNPQATIPATEQRQLEVLCSQIQPCQTGTVLSRFREVLAENDVLPWEIVYIFKQVLKDFLTTTERESQQDQLADAWNTNCSEHFSLRGGSSNKSDKDEIPTVSSYVDKNTQSMFPTFSHRIWNLPYYYPSS, encoded by the exons ATGCCACTTTTTGGCTGGATTAAATGGTCAAAAAATGACTCCTACAAACCCACAAGATATCCTGGATCAGAAGTAGTTACAAAAACCCTACTGAGGGAACTGAAATGGCACCTGAAAGAGCGTGAAAGATTAGTGCAAGAGattgaaaatgaacagaaagtCCAGAAGACTGGCACGGATTACAACTGGATCAAGAACTACCAAAACCCTCAAGCCACAATTCCAGCTACTGAGCAACGGCAGCTTGAAGTTCTGTGTTCACAAATTCAGCCTTGCCAAACAGGAACTGTACTCAGCAG aTTTCGTGAAGTTTTGGCAGAAAATGATGTTTTACCCTGGGAAATAGTCTACATATTCAAGcaagttttaaaagattttcttaCCACCACTGAGAGAGAAAGCCAGCAAGACCAACTGGCAGACGCATGGAATACAAATTGCTCTGAACATTTCAGCCTGCGCGGAGGCAGTTCTAACAAATCTGACAAAGATGAAATCCCCACAGTTTCAAGTTATGTGGacaaaaacacacaaagcaTGTTTCCCACCTTCTCTCATAGAATCTGGAATCTACCCTATTACTACCCATCAAGTTAA